A stretch of the Musa acuminata AAA Group cultivar baxijiao chromosome BXJ2-7, Cavendish_Baxijiao_AAA, whole genome shotgun sequence genome encodes the following:
- the LOC103991170 gene encoding transcription factor MYB120-like yields the protein MKGEEEGGRGKKAGGAGGRGALKKGPWTPAEDAILMEHVRRHGEGNWNSVQRHSGLARCGKSCRLRWANHLRPNLKKGSFSPEEELLILRLHSQLGNKWARMAAHLPGRTDNEIKNYWNTRLKRRQRAGLPIYPPELQDGVGFDHYQLKHEAPTSLWTPPPLPSPSFAAEHKAQLPSLWPVPLLNHDSFRPPSGITLSPLRRNEFPGHLGFKFPPSPPPNPTSLFPKQQLRLGHSQATPPQLLSPLPWPPQGKMELPSCQLFPDLVGGGDDPTGRELLEALLQDERVTQDINIGELLALPTIDEQGALWEQIFGDGEGQGVEETSQGYFLGSATKLEGLHCDMGNKIKGELPGDAIPVEDDTPGDLNIPEPMVSKIPGWCNIDAVEISNGQSAATVSDGTDIQRLASSLSDAPAEYDRSISSWPWNNMPRIC from the exons ATGAAGGGCGAAGAAGAAGGTGGACGAGGGAAGAAGGCGGGGGGAGCAGGAGGAAGAGGAGCGCTAAAGAAAGGGCCGTGGACGCCCGCGGAGGACGCTATCCTGATGGAGCACGTGCGGCGGCACGGGGAGGGGAACTGGAACTCGGTGCAGCGGCACAGCGGCCTGGCTCGCTGCGGCAAGAGCTGCCGACTCCGCTGGGCCAACCATCTCCGCCCTAACCTCAAGAAGGGCTCCTTCTCCCCCGAAGAGGAGCTCCTCATCCTCCGCCTCCACTCCCAGCTCGGCAACAAATGGGCGCGCATGGCTGCCCAC CTCCCCGGGaggaccgacaacgagatcaagaactactggaacacccgTCTCAAGCGCCGGCAGCGAGCCGGCCTGCCCATCTACCCGCCGGAGCTACAAGACGGCGTCGGATTCGACCACTACCAGCTGAAGCATGAGGCTCCGACGTCGCTCTggacgccgccgccgctgccttcTCCGTCGTTTGCAGCAGAACACAAAGCTCAGCTCCCCTCTCTTTGGCCAGTTCCATTGCTGAATCACGACAGTTTTCGTCCTCCGTCAGGGATCACTCTGTCCCCTCTCCGGCGGAATGAGTTCCCTGGTCACCTCGGCTTTAAATTCCCGCCCTCGCCGCCGCCTAATCCGACTTCTCTGTTTCCGAAGCAACAGCTTAGGCTGGGGCATTCCCAAGCGACTCCGCCACAGCTGCTGTCGCCCCTGCCATGGCCGCCTCAGGGGAAAATGGAGCTCCCTTCATGCCAACTGTTCCCGGATCTCGTCGGAGGCGGCGACGACCCCACCGGCCGCGAGCTTCTGGAGGCGTTGCTGCAGGACGAGCGTGTCACCCAGGATATAAACATAGGGGAGCTCTTGGCGCTGCCGACTATCGATGAGCAAGGCGCGTTATGGGAACAAATCTTTGGCGACGGCGAAGGCCAAGGGGTTGAGGAGACTTCTCAAGGCTACTTTCTGGGATCAGCCACTAAACTGGAGGGTTTGCACTGTGACATGG GAAACAAGATAAAGGGTGAACTTCCGGGCGATGCCATTCCGGTGGAAGACGATACACCCGGAGACCTTAACATCCCGGAGCCCATGGTGTCAAAAATCCCTGGCTGGTGCAATATCGACGCCGTAGAGATCTCCAATGGGCAGTCGGCAGCGACGGTGAGCGACGGAACGGACATACAACGGTTGGCTTCATCCCTCTCCGACGCCCCCGCAGAGTATGACCGGAGTATCAGTTCATGGCCGTGGAACAACATGCCAAGAATATGTTGA
- the LOC135616461 gene encoding L-ascorbate oxidase homolog isoform X1 → MGRATSLITLFFFLHVAASGVLGDSPYRFFTWNITYGDIWPMGVKQQGILINGQFPGPQIEAVTNDNVIVNVFNSLPEPFLISWNGIQQRKSSWQDGVYGTNCPIPPGRNFTYVMQFKDQIGSYFYFPSLAFHKAAGGFGGIRVLSRPLIPVPFPPPAGDFTLLIGDWFKANHSTLKYVLDSGRDLPFPDGVLINGRGWNGNTFTVQQGRTYRFRISNVGLTASLNIRIQGHAMKLVEVEGSHTLQNTYSSLDLHLGQSCSVLVTADQPAMDYYIVASTRFTSKVLSTTAILRYSNSGGTTAGPPPGGPTIQIDWSLNQARSIRWNLTASGPRPNPQGSYHYGLVNTTRTIRLANSAPFINGKQRYAVNSVSFIPADTPLKVADFYKIPGVFSLGSISDNPTFGGGYLQTSVMAANFRDYVEIVFENYENTMQSWHIDGYSFWIVGMDGGQWSAASRKSYNLRDAVARCTVQVYPKSWSAIYMPLDNVGMWNVRSENWARQYLGQQLYLRVYSPANSWRDENPIPRNALLCGRASGRRTRPL, encoded by the exons ATGGGAAGGGCTACCTCCTTGATTACTTTGTTCTTCTTTCTACATGTTGCTGCTTCTGGTGTTCTTGGGGATAGCCCTTACAGGTTCTTCACTTGGAACATCACCTATGGAGACATCTGGCCCATGGGTGTCAAGCAACAG GGAATTCTGATCAACGGACAGTTCCCAGGGCCGCAGATCGAAGCTGTCACCAACGACAATGTCATCGTCAATGTGTTCAACAGCTTGCCTGAACCATTCCTCATCTCCTG GAACGGGATACAGCAGAGGAAGAGCTCATGGCAGGATGGTGTTTACGGCACCAACTGCCCCATCCCACCCGGGAGGAACTTCACCTATGTCATGCAGTTCAAGGACCAGATCGGTAGCTACTTCTACTTCCCCTCCCTTGCATTCCACAAGGCCGCCGGTGGATTCGGTGGCATCAGAGTCCTCAGCCGGCCGTTGATCCCCGTGCCATTCCCTCCTCCTGCCGGAGATTTCACCCTGTTAATTGGCGATTGGTTCAAGGCCAACCACAGT ACCCTTAAGTACGTATTAGACAGCGGCAGAGATCTCCCTTTCCCGGATGGGGTTCTGATCAATGGTCGCGGATGGAACGGGAACACCTTCACCGTTCAACAAGGCCGAACGTATCGGTTTCGGATATCGAACGTTGGATTGACGGCATCGTTGAACATAAGAATTCAAGGCCACGCCATGAAATTGGTGGAGGTCGAAGGTTCCCACACTCTACAGAACACCTATTCCTCGCTGGATCTTCATCTCGGCCAGTCCTGCTCGGTTCTGGTCACAGCGGATCAGCCCGCAATGGACTACTACATCGTGGCCTCCACTCGATTCACCAGCAAAGTGCTCAGCACCACGGCCATCCTTCGCTACAGCAACTCCGGCGGAACAACTGCTGGTCCGCCACCAGGAGGACCGACCATTCAGATCGACTGGTCTCTCAATCAGGCGAGATCGATTCG TTGGAATCTGACGGCCAGCGGGCCGAGGCCGAATCCGCAAGGTTCGTACCACTACGGTCTCGTCAACACGACGAGGACGATTAGGCTCGCGAACTCTGCGCCGTTCATCAATGGCAAGCAGCGATACGCTGTCAACAGCGTCTCCTTCATCCCAGCTGATACGCCGCTGAAGGTGGCCGATTTCTACAAGATCCCTGGAGTGTTTTCGCTTGGGAGCATTTCCGACAACCCGACCTTCGGAGGCGGATACCTCCAGACGTCGGTCATGGCGGCTAATTTCCGAGACTACGTCGAGATCGTCTTCGAGAACTACGAGAACACCATGCAGTCATGGCATATCGACGGATACTCCTTCTGGATCGTCGG AATGGATGGAGGACAATGGTCAGCAGCGAGCAGGAAAAGCTACAATCTGAGAGATGCTGTTGCTCGTTGCACTGTTCAG GTCTACCCCAAGTCTTGGTCTGCCATTTACATGCCTTTGGACAACGTAGGAATGTGGAACGTGAGATCAGAGAACTGGGCTCGTCAATACCTGGGCCAGCAGTTGTATCTCCGTGTGTATTCCCCTGCTAACTCATGGAGGGATGAGAACCCAATTCCGAGGAACGCCCTTCTCTGCGGCCGAGCATCCGGCCGCCGGACCAGGCCGCTGTGA
- the LOC135581582 gene encoding putative E3 ubiquitin-protein ligase RING1a isoform X2, translating to MPAQKRPLPPPTPPPDHQLPPSDESPPADPPPPPSSLPTPAAQHEQEQGREEDGGDGGEGDAEKEPPEVPQEQDADSDGRNAGGQSSDEEDEDDDEAVKLEFVPVKLADIRKEVQCPICLGIIRKTRTVMECLHRFCRECIDKSMRLGNNECPACRTHCASRRSLRDDPNYDALIAALYPDIDKYEEEELAFHEEDKFRNKKIQAYIAETFRRQSEALGRRRSTSKAATPFGRRSQGSYRNHLRGRGRNIGRDMAVAGSDDDEEEEANGNDGTKDSSSADEPSPDRRPKRCKRWGAPRSSPARTVGSVDVGSEENDDFEVNKEPLGTSPLRAGNRDMLAWGKNGTRSQTRHGNTSGANGRLVKGGRMAKLVDYLRSLDDADDEFDVHLTLVPLDDGSMPNLEQPYLSCRPTLSIGHLCQFIALQTSVQAEELEIYARKPRSGTLGGGSSSSMDDAPTVPCIGLQILEGHESLATLIASFTSERGELVLVYRRKAQYSAREVLNIT from the exons aTGCCTGCCCAAAAGCGCCcgcttcctcctcctactcctccACCGGATCACCAACTCCCCCCCTCCGATGAGTCTCCGCCTGCTGACCCACCCCCGCCTCCCTCGTCTCTGCCGACACCGGCCGCTCAGCATGAGCAGGAGCAGGGGCGGGAGGAGGATGGTGGCGATGGCGGCGAAGGGGACGCGGAGAAAGAGCCGCCAGAGGTCCCTCAAGAACAGGATG CAGATTCTGATGGCCGAAATGCTGGCGGCCAATCGTCCGATGAAGAAGACGAGGACGACGATGAAGCCGTGAAACTAGA ATTTGTCCCCGTGAAGCTGGCGGACATTCGAAAAGAAGTGCAATGCCCTATATGCTTGG GGATAATTCGGAAGACAAGGACGGTAATGGAATGCCTGCATCGCTTTTGCCGGGAATGTATTGACAAATCAATGAGACTTGG AAATAATGAATGTCCTGCATGCCGTACTCATTGTGCCAGTCGGCGTTCTTTGAGAGATGATCCTAACTATGATGCTCTTATAGCAGCCCTATACCCAGATATTGATAAATACGAGGAAGAG GAACTGGCTTTCCATGAAGAGGACAAATTCCGCAATAAGAAG ATACAAGCATACATAGCTGAGACATTTCGACGACAATCGGAAGCTCTTGGTAGGAGAAGGTCCACATCTAAAGCTGCTACACCATTTGGAAGAAGATCACAAGGAAGTTACCGAAATCATCTGCGTGGGAGAGGTAGAAATATTGGTCGTGACATGGCAGTTGCAGGctctgatgatgatgaagaagaagaagcaaatggTAACGATGGCACTAAAGATTCCTCTTCTGCTGATGAGCCCTCTCCTGACCGAAGACCAAAGAGATGCAAGAGATGGGGAGCACCGCGATCTTCACCAGCTAGAACAGTGGGCAGTGTTGATGTTGGATCTGAGGAGAATGATGACTTTGAAGTCAACAAAGAGCCTCTTGGGACATCACCTCTGCGAGCAGGAAACAGAGATATGCTTGCTTGGGGTAAGAATGGCACGCGTAGTCAAACTAGACATGGTAATACTAGCGGTGCAAATGGAAGGTTGGTCAAAGGTGGGCGCATGGCCAAATTGGTGGACTACCTACGCAGTTTAGATGATGCTGATGATGAG TTTGATGTACATTTGACCCTGGTTCCTCTGGATGATGGAAGTATGCCAAATTTGGAACAACCATATCTTAGCTGCCGGCCAACCTTGTCAATCGGACATCTTTGCCAA TTTATTGCTCTTCAGACATCTGTACAAGCTGAAGAGTTGGAGATATATGCAAGGAAGCCTCGGAGTGGCACTCTCGGGGGCGGGTCTTCCAGCTCGATGGATGATGCCCCTACTGTACCTTGCATAGGCCTACAGATACTGGAGGGACATGAATCTCTTGCAACACTTATTGCTTCTTTCACTAGTGAACGAGGGGAGCTG GTGTTGGTGTACCGTCGAAAGGCACAGTACAGTGCTAGAGAAGTGCTCAACATCACTTAA
- the LOC135616461 gene encoding L-ascorbate oxidase homolog isoform X2, with amino-acid sequence MGRATSLITLFFFLHVAASGVLGDSPYRFFTWNITYGDIWPMGVKQQGILINGQFPGPQIEAVTNDNVIVNVFNSLPEPFLISWNGIQQRKSSWQDGVYGTNCPIPPGRNFTYVMQFKDQIGSYFYFPSLAFHKAAGGFGGIRVLSRPLIPVPFPPPAGDFTLLIGDWFKANHSTLKYVLDSGRDLPFPDGVLINGRGWNGNTFTVQQGRTYRFRISNVGLTASLNIRIQGHAMKLVEVEGSHTLQNTYSSLDLHLGQSCSVLVTADQPAMDYYIVASTRFTSKVLSTTAILRYSNSGGTTAGPPPGGPTIQIDWSLNQARSIRWNLTASGPRPNPQGSYHYGLVNTTRTIRLANSAPFINGKQRYAVNSVSFIPADTPLKVADFYKIPGVFSLGSISDNPTFGGGYLQTSVMAANFRDYVEIVFENYENTMQSWHIDGYSFWIVGMDGGQWSAASRKSYNLRDAVARCTVQMTQ; translated from the exons ATGGGAAGGGCTACCTCCTTGATTACTTTGTTCTTCTTTCTACATGTTGCTGCTTCTGGTGTTCTTGGGGATAGCCCTTACAGGTTCTTCACTTGGAACATCACCTATGGAGACATCTGGCCCATGGGTGTCAAGCAACAG GGAATTCTGATCAACGGACAGTTCCCAGGGCCGCAGATCGAAGCTGTCACCAACGACAATGTCATCGTCAATGTGTTCAACAGCTTGCCTGAACCATTCCTCATCTCCTG GAACGGGATACAGCAGAGGAAGAGCTCATGGCAGGATGGTGTTTACGGCACCAACTGCCCCATCCCACCCGGGAGGAACTTCACCTATGTCATGCAGTTCAAGGACCAGATCGGTAGCTACTTCTACTTCCCCTCCCTTGCATTCCACAAGGCCGCCGGTGGATTCGGTGGCATCAGAGTCCTCAGCCGGCCGTTGATCCCCGTGCCATTCCCTCCTCCTGCCGGAGATTTCACCCTGTTAATTGGCGATTGGTTCAAGGCCAACCACAGT ACCCTTAAGTACGTATTAGACAGCGGCAGAGATCTCCCTTTCCCGGATGGGGTTCTGATCAATGGTCGCGGATGGAACGGGAACACCTTCACCGTTCAACAAGGCCGAACGTATCGGTTTCGGATATCGAACGTTGGATTGACGGCATCGTTGAACATAAGAATTCAAGGCCACGCCATGAAATTGGTGGAGGTCGAAGGTTCCCACACTCTACAGAACACCTATTCCTCGCTGGATCTTCATCTCGGCCAGTCCTGCTCGGTTCTGGTCACAGCGGATCAGCCCGCAATGGACTACTACATCGTGGCCTCCACTCGATTCACCAGCAAAGTGCTCAGCACCACGGCCATCCTTCGCTACAGCAACTCCGGCGGAACAACTGCTGGTCCGCCACCAGGAGGACCGACCATTCAGATCGACTGGTCTCTCAATCAGGCGAGATCGATTCG TTGGAATCTGACGGCCAGCGGGCCGAGGCCGAATCCGCAAGGTTCGTACCACTACGGTCTCGTCAACACGACGAGGACGATTAGGCTCGCGAACTCTGCGCCGTTCATCAATGGCAAGCAGCGATACGCTGTCAACAGCGTCTCCTTCATCCCAGCTGATACGCCGCTGAAGGTGGCCGATTTCTACAAGATCCCTGGAGTGTTTTCGCTTGGGAGCATTTCCGACAACCCGACCTTCGGAGGCGGATACCTCCAGACGTCGGTCATGGCGGCTAATTTCCGAGACTACGTCGAGATCGTCTTCGAGAACTACGAGAACACCATGCAGTCATGGCATATCGACGGATACTCCTTCTGGATCGTCGG AATGGATGGAGGACAATGGTCAGCAGCGAGCAGGAAAAGCTACAATCTGAGAGATGCTGTTGCTCGTTGCACTGTTCAG ATGACACAGTAA
- the LOC103991171 gene encoding arogenate dehydratase/prephenate dehydratase 2, chloroplastic-like, translating to MRCSGLRGFQVEGAGHGFHVPGAGVGWSCRLPPPPHVPSRALPAVAAPDWRREGVRGGRLGSVVVRVKPVEDENLSPAAPLRLSADRAVEESRKSGRNSSSLPGSLGVFSEDFVLKAYPQGEAVPCEQFEVAFKVNEISS from the exons ATGCGCTGTTCTGGGCTCCGAGGTTTCCAAGTTGAAGGAGCCGGACATGGCTTCCACGTCCCTGGGGCCGGCGTCGGCTGGTCATGCCGGCTCCCGCCGCCGCCACATGTGCCGTCGAGAGCTCTTCCGGCTGTGGCCGCTCCGGATTGGAGGCGGGAAGGGGTGAGGGGTGGGAGATTGGGTTCTGTCGTTGTCCGTGTGAAGCCCGTGGAAGATGAGAACTTGTCGCCGGCGGCGCCTTTGCGGTTGTCGGCGGACCGGGCGGTGGAGGAATCGAGGAAGTCGGGTCGGAATTCGAGCTCGCTTCCTG GTTCACTTGGTGTCTTCAGTGAGGACTTTGTCCTGAAAGCATACCCACAGGGTGAAGCTGTTCCATGTGAACAGTTTGAGGTTGCATTCAAGGTCAATGAGATATCATCTTAG
- the LOC103991023 gene encoding dormancy-associated protein 1-like, with translation MVLLDKMWDDVLAGPPPERGLGKLRKVSTKPLNVKEGESSGGMYQRSMSMPQTPTTPVTPTSANAHTPRHDVWRSVFNPGSNAATKSLGADLFDKPKPNSPTVYDWLYSGETKSTHR, from the exons ATGGTTCTTCTTGATAAGATGTGGGACGACGTCCTCGCGGGGCCTCCGCCTGAAAGGGGCCTCGGCAAGCTGAGGAAGGTCTCCACCAAGCCCTTGAACGTCAAAG AAGGGGAGAGTAGCGGCGGCATGTACCAGCGGTCCATGTCGATGCCACAGACGCCAACCACGCCGGTGACGCCGACGTCCGCCAACGCCCACACCCCGCGCCACGACGTGTGGCGGAGCGTCTTCAACCCCGGCAGCAACGCCGCCACCAAGAGCCTCGGCGCTGACTTGTTCGACAAGCCTAAGCCCAACTCCCCCACCGTCTATGACTG GCTTTATAGTGGTGAAACCAAGAGCACCCACCGCTGA
- the LOC135581582 gene encoding putative E3 ubiquitin-protein ligase RING1a isoform X1 — MPAQKRPLPPPTPPPDHQLPPSDESPPADPPPPPSSLPTPAAQHEQEQGREEDGGDGGEGDAEKEPPEVPQEQDADSDGRNAGGQSSDEEDEDDDEAVKLEFVPVKLADIRKEVQCPICLGIIRKTRTVMECLHRFCRECIDKSMRLGNNECPACRTHCASRRSLRDDPNYDALIAALYPDIDKYEEEELAFHEEDKFRNKKIQAYIAETFRRQSEALGRRRSTSKAATPFGRRSQGSYRNHLRGRGRNIGRDMAVAGSDDDEEEEANGNDGTKDSSSADEPSPDRRPKRCKRWGAPRSSPARTVGSVDVGSEENDDFEVNKEPLGTSPLRAGNRDMLAWGKNGTRSQTRHGNTSGANGRLVKGGRMAKLVDYLRSLDDADDEFDVHLTLVPLDDGSMPNLEQPYLSCRPTLSIGHLCQFIALQTSVQAEELEIYARKPRSGTLGGGSSSSMDDAPTVPCIGLQILEGHESLATLIASFTSERGELSIMMLDIVRLLHLLLTHATLLHREDAPDDDREESSAQMLLRSTT; from the exons aTGCCTGCCCAAAAGCGCCcgcttcctcctcctactcctccACCGGATCACCAACTCCCCCCCTCCGATGAGTCTCCGCCTGCTGACCCACCCCCGCCTCCCTCGTCTCTGCCGACACCGGCCGCTCAGCATGAGCAGGAGCAGGGGCGGGAGGAGGATGGTGGCGATGGCGGCGAAGGGGACGCGGAGAAAGAGCCGCCAGAGGTCCCTCAAGAACAGGATG CAGATTCTGATGGCCGAAATGCTGGCGGCCAATCGTCCGATGAAGAAGACGAGGACGACGATGAAGCCGTGAAACTAGA ATTTGTCCCCGTGAAGCTGGCGGACATTCGAAAAGAAGTGCAATGCCCTATATGCTTGG GGATAATTCGGAAGACAAGGACGGTAATGGAATGCCTGCATCGCTTTTGCCGGGAATGTATTGACAAATCAATGAGACTTGG AAATAATGAATGTCCTGCATGCCGTACTCATTGTGCCAGTCGGCGTTCTTTGAGAGATGATCCTAACTATGATGCTCTTATAGCAGCCCTATACCCAGATATTGATAAATACGAGGAAGAG GAACTGGCTTTCCATGAAGAGGACAAATTCCGCAATAAGAAG ATACAAGCATACATAGCTGAGACATTTCGACGACAATCGGAAGCTCTTGGTAGGAGAAGGTCCACATCTAAAGCTGCTACACCATTTGGAAGAAGATCACAAGGAAGTTACCGAAATCATCTGCGTGGGAGAGGTAGAAATATTGGTCGTGACATGGCAGTTGCAGGctctgatgatgatgaagaagaagaagcaaatggTAACGATGGCACTAAAGATTCCTCTTCTGCTGATGAGCCCTCTCCTGACCGAAGACCAAAGAGATGCAAGAGATGGGGAGCACCGCGATCTTCACCAGCTAGAACAGTGGGCAGTGTTGATGTTGGATCTGAGGAGAATGATGACTTTGAAGTCAACAAAGAGCCTCTTGGGACATCACCTCTGCGAGCAGGAAACAGAGATATGCTTGCTTGGGGTAAGAATGGCACGCGTAGTCAAACTAGACATGGTAATACTAGCGGTGCAAATGGAAGGTTGGTCAAAGGTGGGCGCATGGCCAAATTGGTGGACTACCTACGCAGTTTAGATGATGCTGATGATGAG TTTGATGTACATTTGACCCTGGTTCCTCTGGATGATGGAAGTATGCCAAATTTGGAACAACCATATCTTAGCTGCCGGCCAACCTTGTCAATCGGACATCTTTGCCAA TTTATTGCTCTTCAGACATCTGTACAAGCTGAAGAGTTGGAGATATATGCAAGGAAGCCTCGGAGTGGCACTCTCGGGGGCGGGTCTTCCAGCTCGATGGATGATGCCCCTACTGTACCTTGCATAGGCCTACAGATACTGGAGGGACATGAATCTCTTGCAACACTTATTGCTTCTTTCACTAGTGAACGAGGGGAGCTG TCGATAATGATGTTGGACATTGTGAGGTTGCTCCATCTCCTCCTGACTCATGCAACATTGTTACACAGGGAGGATGCTCCTGATGATGACAG GGAAGAATCGAGTGCTCAAATGCTGCTGCGTTCCACGACTTAA
- the LOC135581582 gene encoding putative E3 ubiquitin-protein ligase RING1b isoform X3, giving the protein MPAQKRPLPPPTPPPDHQLPPSDESPPADPPPPPSSLPTPAAQHEQEQGREEDGGDGGEGDAEKEPPEVPQEQDDSDGRNAGGQSSDEEDEDDDEAVKLEFVPVKLADIRKEVQCPICLGIIRKTRTVMECLHRFCRECIDKSMRLGNNECPACRTHCASRRSLRDDPNYDALIAALYPDIDKYEEEELAFHEEDKFRNKKIQAYIAETFRRQSEALGRRRSTSKAATPFGRRSQGSYRNHLRGRGRNIGRDMAVAGSDDDEEEEANGNDGTKDSSSADEPSPDRRPKRCKRWGAPRSSPARTVGSVDVGSEENDDFEVNKEPLGTSPLRAGNRDMLAWGKNGTRSQTRHGNTSGANGRLVKGGRMAKLVDYLRSLDDADDEFDVHLTLVPLDDGSMPNLEQPYLSCRPTLSIGHLCQFIALQTSVQAEELEIYARKPRSGTLGGGSSSSMDDAPTVPCIGLQILEGHESLATLIASFTSERGELVLVYRRKAQYSAREVLNIT; this is encoded by the exons aTGCCTGCCCAAAAGCGCCcgcttcctcctcctactcctccACCGGATCACCAACTCCCCCCCTCCGATGAGTCTCCGCCTGCTGACCCACCCCCGCCTCCCTCGTCTCTGCCGACACCGGCCGCTCAGCATGAGCAGGAGCAGGGGCGGGAGGAGGATGGTGGCGATGGCGGCGAAGGGGACGCGGAGAAAGAGCCGCCAGAGGTCCCTCAAGAACAGGATG ATTCTGATGGCCGAAATGCTGGCGGCCAATCGTCCGATGAAGAAGACGAGGACGACGATGAAGCCGTGAAACTAGA ATTTGTCCCCGTGAAGCTGGCGGACATTCGAAAAGAAGTGCAATGCCCTATATGCTTGG GGATAATTCGGAAGACAAGGACGGTAATGGAATGCCTGCATCGCTTTTGCCGGGAATGTATTGACAAATCAATGAGACTTGG AAATAATGAATGTCCTGCATGCCGTACTCATTGTGCCAGTCGGCGTTCTTTGAGAGATGATCCTAACTATGATGCTCTTATAGCAGCCCTATACCCAGATATTGATAAATACGAGGAAGAG GAACTGGCTTTCCATGAAGAGGACAAATTCCGCAATAAGAAG ATACAAGCATACATAGCTGAGACATTTCGACGACAATCGGAAGCTCTTGGTAGGAGAAGGTCCACATCTAAAGCTGCTACACCATTTGGAAGAAGATCACAAGGAAGTTACCGAAATCATCTGCGTGGGAGAGGTAGAAATATTGGTCGTGACATGGCAGTTGCAGGctctgatgatgatgaagaagaagaagcaaatggTAACGATGGCACTAAAGATTCCTCTTCTGCTGATGAGCCCTCTCCTGACCGAAGACCAAAGAGATGCAAGAGATGGGGAGCACCGCGATCTTCACCAGCTAGAACAGTGGGCAGTGTTGATGTTGGATCTGAGGAGAATGATGACTTTGAAGTCAACAAAGAGCCTCTTGGGACATCACCTCTGCGAGCAGGAAACAGAGATATGCTTGCTTGGGGTAAGAATGGCACGCGTAGTCAAACTAGACATGGTAATACTAGCGGTGCAAATGGAAGGTTGGTCAAAGGTGGGCGCATGGCCAAATTGGTGGACTACCTACGCAGTTTAGATGATGCTGATGATGAG TTTGATGTACATTTGACCCTGGTTCCTCTGGATGATGGAAGTATGCCAAATTTGGAACAACCATATCTTAGCTGCCGGCCAACCTTGTCAATCGGACATCTTTGCCAA TTTATTGCTCTTCAGACATCTGTACAAGCTGAAGAGTTGGAGATATATGCAAGGAAGCCTCGGAGTGGCACTCTCGGGGGCGGGTCTTCCAGCTCGATGGATGATGCCCCTACTGTACCTTGCATAGGCCTACAGATACTGGAGGGACATGAATCTCTTGCAACACTTATTGCTTCTTTCACTAGTGAACGAGGGGAGCTG GTGTTGGTGTACCGTCGAAAGGCACAGTACAGTGCTAGAGAAGTGCTCAACATCACTTAA